Proteins from a single region of Chelatococcus sp. HY11:
- a CDS encoding EthD domain-containing protein has product MAHRFVLLKRRADLGREAMHSYWAGHHADLALSLPGFHRYALRYVQNHLLPSAIPSAAEEYDGIGEISSTSDRERLAAFHQIYHDFLRLDEANFLDIDQCVSLYAARRVVMITPRRPSVKFFSFIRRQPTMSHTDFLHHWEHCHGPLVRDFPDFRGKIVGYIQHQLDPDREKSLGTGKPVFSFDGIAELHFESKDAFQAFFSLGEKMQPIRDDEKNFLLQPSMRMLVREIDFKSRLRETP; this is encoded by the coding sequence ATGGCTCACCGTTTTGTCCTCCTAAAACGACGAGCCGACCTCGGCCGGGAAGCGATGCACTCCTATTGGGCGGGGCATCACGCGGATTTGGCGTTATCGTTGCCTGGGTTCCACCGCTACGCGTTGCGCTACGTTCAGAACCACCTGTTACCCTCGGCAATCCCGTCCGCAGCGGAAGAGTATGACGGCATTGGCGAGATCTCTTCGACCAGCGACCGCGAAAGACTGGCGGCCTTCCACCAAATTTATCACGATTTTCTCCGCCTGGATGAAGCAAATTTTCTCGACATCGACCAGTGTGTCTCGCTCTACGCAGCACGACGCGTTGTCATGATAACCCCTAGACGGCCGAGCGTGAAGTTCTTCTCCTTCATCCGACGCCAACCGACAATGAGCCATACCGATTTCCTCCATCACTGGGAACATTGCCACGGTCCGCTGGTTCGTGATTTCCCCGATTTCAGAGGCAAAATCGTCGGATACATTCAACATCAGCTCGACCCTGACCGTGAAAAAAGTCTGGGTACCGGAAAACCCGTTTTCAGTTTTGACGGCATCGCCGAACTGCATTTCGAATCAAAGGACGCTTTTCAGGCATTTTTTTCGCTCGGCGAGAAGATGCAACCGATCCGGGATGACGAGAAAAACTTTCTTTTGCAGCCGAGCATGCGAATGCTGGTCCGCGAAATCGACTTCAAATCGCGTCTCAGAGAAACCCCGTGA
- a CDS encoding acetyl-CoA C-acetyltransferase, whose amino-acid sequence MVEAFIYDHVRTPRGRGRPDGALHEVTAVQLATQVLKALSDRSSLDTCFIDDVVMGCAQPVGEQGGNIARAAVLTAGYDQGVAAQQVHRFCASALEAVNNAAAQVMVGASDAAIGAGVESLSRTFMGADSGAWAADPAVAYNTYFAPQGIGADLIATLDGFSREDVDSYAVESQKRAAAAWREGRFKNAIVPVRDVLGDVLLDHDEHMRPGTTLEQLGALKPSFTFLGEQAGFDLVGIQKYPQIETVSHVHTGGNSSGIVDGAAGVLVGNVGFGKKTGLKPRARIRAFTSIGSEPTIMLTAPADVTNKCLARASMTKDDIDLFEVNEAFASVVLRFMKLLEIDHAKVNVNGGAIAMGHPLGATGAMLVGTVLDELERRSLGTALITLCAGNGLGTATIIERI is encoded by the coding sequence ATGGTTGAGGCATTTATCTACGATCATGTGCGGACGCCGCGCGGTCGCGGTCGTCCGGACGGCGCCCTGCATGAGGTGACCGCGGTCCAGCTCGCGACACAGGTCCTAAAGGCTCTCTCTGATCGCTCATCCTTGGACACGTGCTTTATTGATGACGTGGTGATGGGCTGCGCTCAGCCTGTCGGCGAACAAGGCGGCAACATCGCCCGTGCGGCCGTACTGACCGCGGGCTATGATCAAGGTGTGGCGGCTCAACAGGTGCACCGATTCTGCGCATCGGCGCTCGAAGCTGTGAACAATGCCGCTGCCCAAGTGATGGTAGGCGCGTCGGATGCCGCCATCGGCGCTGGCGTGGAATCCTTGTCCCGGACCTTCATGGGTGCAGATAGCGGAGCTTGGGCTGCTGACCCGGCAGTCGCCTACAACACCTACTTTGCACCGCAGGGCATCGGGGCAGATCTCATCGCAACGCTCGACGGCTTCTCTCGGGAGGACGTCGATTCCTACGCGGTAGAGAGCCAGAAGCGCGCGGCAGCGGCCTGGCGAGAGGGACGTTTTAAGAATGCCATCGTGCCAGTACGTGACGTCCTGGGCGACGTTCTCCTTGATCATGATGAGCACATGCGGCCGGGAACCACTCTCGAACAACTGGGGGCGCTGAAACCTTCCTTCACTTTCCTGGGGGAGCAGGCGGGATTCGACCTGGTCGGCATACAAAAGTATCCACAGATCGAGACCGTCAGCCACGTTCATACCGGTGGTAATTCGTCTGGAATCGTGGACGGCGCTGCCGGCGTTCTCGTCGGCAATGTGGGTTTTGGTAAGAAAACTGGCCTGAAGCCGCGCGCCCGTATCCGCGCGTTTACGTCGATTGGAAGCGAGCCGACCATCATGCTCACCGCTCCTGCGGACGTGACGAACAAATGCCTGGCGCGGGCGAGTATGACGAAGGATGACATCGATTTGTTCGAGGTCAACGAGGCTTTCGCCTCTGTGGTCCTGCGGTTCATGAAGCTGCTCGAAATTGACCATGCGAAAGTCAACGTCAACGGCGGCGCCATCGCGATGGGTCACCCGCTTGGTGCGACGGGAGCAATGCTCGTTGGCACCGTACTCGATGAGCTCGAGCGGCGGAGCCTCGGGACTGCCTTGATCACGCTCTGCGCCGGCAATGGCCTCGGCACAGCGACGATCATCGAGCGCATCTGA
- a CDS encoding alpha/beta hydrolase has translation MSSPNHAMPTRQRRFELPNGLILVGKEVGDPSASLVLLFHGGAQNHRAWERSLQSLARSGYRAIAVDMRGHGDSGWAPDGRYGIEDWGADTVCLVEQLSRESNKKIALVGASRGGLGALLTAASHPDLVSCLVMIDVAPRIDESGMGAIRAFMQRSAEGFATVEDAAAALTKFMNRSPRGDASGLQAIMRRAENGLLFWTWDPRMAASEFVRPPSEAVLSIEAARRLTVSTLVVRGGNSELMRDCDVDHFRSITPHLESVTVPGIGHMLTGDSNDAFMPSVLDFLRRRHPAIAAALP, from the coding sequence ATGTCTTCGCCCAATCATGCAATGCCGACACGCCAGCGGCGTTTTGAGCTGCCGAACGGTTTGATTCTTGTTGGCAAGGAGGTGGGCGACCCCTCGGCGTCGCTGGTTTTGCTGTTTCACGGTGGAGCACAGAACCATCGTGCCTGGGAGCGCAGCTTGCAATCGCTTGCGCGCTCCGGCTACCGGGCAATTGCTGTCGACATGCGCGGCCACGGGGATTCCGGCTGGGCGCCGGATGGGCGTTACGGCATAGAAGACTGGGGCGCGGATACTGTCTGCTTGGTCGAACAGCTGTCCCGCGAGAGCAACAAGAAGATCGCGCTTGTCGGTGCATCGCGCGGCGGCCTCGGCGCGTTGCTGACGGCCGCTTCCCACCCCGACCTCGTTTCGTGCCTTGTGATGATTGATGTCGCGCCTAGGATTGACGAGTCCGGCATGGGCGCGATCCGCGCGTTCATGCAGCGTAGCGCGGAAGGTTTTGCGACTGTCGAGGATGCTGCGGCGGCGCTCACCAAATTCATGAACCGCTCACCACGCGGCGACGCCTCAGGGCTCCAGGCGATCATGCGTCGGGCTGAGAACGGCCTTCTATTCTGGACATGGGATCCGCGCATGGCAGCCTCCGAATTTGTGAGGCCGCCGTCGGAGGCGGTTCTCTCCATCGAGGCGGCTCGAAGGCTGACGGTGTCCACGCTCGTCGTCCGCGGCGGGAACAGTGAGTTGATGCGCGATTGCGACGTCGATCATTTCCGCTCGATCACCCCGCACCTTGAAAGCGTCACTGTGCCCGGGATCGGCCATATGCTGACGGGCGATAGCAACGACGCCTTCATGCCGTCCGTGCTGGATTTTCTCCGTCGCCGCCACCCGGCAATTGCCGCCGCTCTGCCCTAG